Proteins co-encoded in one Thermodesulfovibrionales bacterium genomic window:
- the tolR gene encoding protein TolR: MKAERGRTAMSEINVTPLVDVMLVLLIIFMVTAPLLQQGIDVNLPKAKGKDLPPEERITLIIKSGGTIYLNDNPVSVTDMKKKLESISKLNPNVFLKADKSVPYGLVVEVMGEIKDAGIEKLGMITEPAIQLK; the protein is encoded by the coding sequence ATGAAGGCCGAAAGAGGCAGGACAGCGATGTCGGAGATAAATGTGACACCCCTTGTGGATGTCATGCTCGTCCTGCTCATTATTTTCATGGTCACCGCTCCCCTCCTCCAGCAGGGTATCGATGTGAACCTCCCCAAGGCGAAGGGCAAAGACCTCCCGCCTGAAGAACGAATAACCCTCATCATAAAATCGGGCGGAACGATCTATCTGAATGACAACCCCGTATCCGTGACGGATATGAAGAAGAAACTCGAGTCGATAAGTAAACTGAACCCTAACGTATTCTTGAAAGCCGATAAATCAGTACCCTACGGTCTCGTTGTTGAGGTCATGGGTGAAATAAAGGATGCCGGGATAGAAAAACTCGGCATGATTACCGAGCCAGCAATACAGCTGAAATGA
- the tolQ gene encoding protein TolQ, with translation MQDTALQLILQAGYVVKAVLLILLFFSVFSWAIIFFKHRYFFKAAAESESFLRVFRTGRDTKGLFHAAKNLTLSPLANVFRSVYTEEGRVDRDEIKRLLRRYEALEVAKLEQYLNFLATTGSTTPFIGLFGTVWGIMNAFRGIGAAGTASLAVVAPGIAEALITTAAGLAAAIPAVVAYNYYLSRARKMIIEMEDFSEELLDFFSKETA, from the coding sequence ATGCAAGATACAGCGCTACAGTTGATTCTCCAGGCAGGGTATGTCGTGAAGGCGGTTCTCCTGATCCTCCTCTTCTTTTCCGTATTTTCCTGGGCAATAATCTTCTTCAAGCACCGGTATTTCTTCAAGGCAGCTGCAGAATCCGAATCCTTCCTGAGAGTCTTCAGAACAGGACGTGATACGAAGGGGCTCTTTCACGCGGCGAAGAACCTTACCCTTAGCCCTCTCGCGAATGTCTTCCGATCCGTCTATACGGAAGAGGGGCGTGTAGACAGGGATGAGATAAAGAGGCTCCTCAGGAGATATGAAGCGCTCGAGGTCGCAAAACTCGAGCAGTACCTCAACTTCCTTGCGACGACGGGCTCCACGACACCCTTCATAGGGCTCTTCGGGACCGTCTGGGGGATCATGAATGCCTTCAGGGGAATCGGAGCCGCCGGCACCGCATCGCTCGCTGTCGTGGCCCCCGGCATTGCCGAAGCGCTGATAACAACGGCGGCCGGACTGGCAGCCGCAATCCCGGCGGTCGTGGCTTACAACTATTACCTCAGCCGAGCGCGGAAGATGATCATCGAGATGGAGGACTTCTCGGAAGAGCTCCTCGACTTCTTTTCGAAGGAGACGGCATGA